A genome region from Bombilactobacillus bombi includes the following:
- a CDS encoding MFS transporter, whose protein sequence is MIKPEFRNFFFADIISGFGVGLTTVGANWYVLQSTQSNKLVGMYLTINVLAGFLMSPLAGILTDKFSRKNVILWTFLGRVLPMILIAIIINSYGFSMLSMYGLAILTGAGWITYMAASRSYIQSILPNKLLGTANSFIEVSLQVGMFSAGAISGIILKYTGFLVILIINIIMFIIASLLIFLIKENDTVSNESRQNSTNFITGIKYILNHKMILSIGIISILPLIVTQLFNVSSPDYVSTILKTSSVIYGFVDMGYGIGGLVAGLVTGLLINKYIKRNIIVSFFILAAIALLSLYFTHVVFLTIICTFALGLSNSSLRVVINTILMEQVEKQFMGRDIYLEWHSSIS, encoded by the coding sequence TTGATAAAGCCAGAATTTCGTAATTTCTTTTTTGCTGATATTATTTCAGGATTTGGAGTAGGTTTGACAACTGTTGGTGCAAATTGGTATGTATTACAATCTACGCAATCTAATAAATTAGTAGGAATGTATTTAACTATTAATGTATTGGCTGGTTTTCTAATGTCGCCATTAGCAGGTATTTTAACAGATAAATTTTCCAGAAAAAATGTGATTTTATGGACTTTTCTTGGCAGAGTACTTCCTATGATTCTTATTGCTATTATAATTAATAGTTATGGATTTTCTATGTTATCAATGTACGGTTTAGCTATTTTAACAGGGGCTGGTTGGATTACATATATGGCAGCTTCAAGAAGCTATATACAATCAATACTGCCCAATAAGTTACTAGGAACTGCAAACTCTTTTATTGAAGTATCACTACAGGTTGGAATGTTTTCTGCTGGAGCAATATCAGGGATTATTTTAAAGTATACAGGTTTCTTAGTTATTTTAATTATAAATATCATAATGTTTATAATTGCTTCACTTTTGATTTTCTTAATAAAAGAGAATGATACTGTATCTAACGAAAGTAGACAAAACAGTACAAATTTTATTACTGGAATTAAATATATTCTGAATCATAAAATGATTCTTAGTATTGGTATTATTTCAATATTGCCATTGATTGTAACGCAATTATTTAATGTATCTTCGCCAGATTATGTTTCTACTATTTTGAAAACTAGTAGTGTTATATATGGTTTTGTCGATATGGGATATGGAATAGGCGGATTAGTTGCAGGATTAGTAACGGGCTTATTAATAAATAAATATATTAAAAGAAATATTATAGTATCTTTCTTCATTCTTGCAGCTATAGCATTATTAAGCCTATATTTTACTCATGTTGTTTTTTTAACAATTATTTGTACATTTGCTTTAGGATTAAGTAATTCATCTTTAAGAGTTGTAATAAATACTATACTGATGGAGCAAGTTGAAAAACAGTTTATGGGTCGTGACATCTATTTGGAATGGCATAGCTCAATTAGTTGA
- a CDS encoding ATP-grasp domain-containing protein yields the protein MNKKVLIVEPSFYGVSFVKSAKKMGCKVICVVSSLANPKKYGYNGYYDDLILADIRSSSSILKAIGESEYDNFDAIIPATDYAIAVTAKVAQKLKMYGNSYFAAKCARNKDLARKQFLKENVPSANFAVVKTLKEAQEASQLIGYPLILKPTNTASSIDVFYIQNNEELKRKFNQITKLKKSYMDFKVRNEYILEEYLDGPEFSVELFLNNDSIEFAEVTEKHTTEPPYFVELMHIFPTTIEIQHKKEIIETAYQAARSLDFHSGPTHIEVKLTSSGPKIVEVNGRPGGDHITSDLIYDSYGINIFQKTIDLYLNNQVSITPSYNGAAAINFLFSNNSGKFNSIQGINYIKSSPYFKKLEIDAIPGQVISKPTNSDDRIGYYILSGKNGEQLKNEISELNKKIKIIID from the coding sequence ATGAATAAAAAAGTACTCATCGTAGAACCTAGTTTTTATGGAGTATCTTTTGTAAAATCGGCAAAGAAAATGGGTTGTAAAGTTATTTGTGTAGTTAGTAGTTTAGCAAATCCAAAGAAGTATGGATATAATGGTTATTATGATGATCTTATTCTAGCAGATATTAGAAGTAGCAGTAGCATATTAAAAGCTATTGGAGAAAGTGAGTATGATAACTTTGATGCAATTATTCCTGCAACTGATTATGCAATTGCCGTAACCGCAAAAGTTGCTCAAAAATTAAAAATGTATGGAAATTCATATTTTGCGGCAAAATGTGCTAGGAATAAAGATTTGGCCCGAAAACAATTCTTGAAAGAAAACGTGCCGTCAGCAAATTTTGCAGTCGTAAAGACTTTGAAAGAGGCGCAAGAAGCCAGCCAATTAATTGGTTATCCCTTAATATTAAAACCAACAAATACGGCTAGTAGTATTGATGTATTTTATATTCAAAATAATGAAGAATTAAAAAGAAAATTTAATCAAATTACAAAATTAAAAAAAAGTTATATGGATTTTAAGGTACGTAATGAATATATATTAGAAGAGTATTTAGATGGACCAGAGTTCAGTGTGGAATTATTTTTAAATAATGATTCAATTGAATTTGCTGAAGTTACCGAAAAACATACAACTGAACCACCCTATTTCGTTGAATTAATGCATATTTTTCCTACTACCATAGAAATCCAGCATAAGAAAGAAATTATTGAAACAGCTTATCAAGCAGCTCGTTCTCTAGATTTTCATAGTGGACCTACTCATATAGAGGTAAAATTAACCAGTAGCGGTCCTAAAATTGTTGAAGTTAATGGTAGACCAGGCGGAGATCATATTACTTCTGACTTAATTTATGATTCATATGGAATTAATATATTTCAAAAAACAATTGATCTATATTTAAATAATCAGGTAAGTATTACACCATCTTATAATGGTGCTGCTGCAATTAACTTTTTGTTTTCTAATAATAGTGGAAAATTTAATTCTATACAGGGAATAAATTATATTAAATCGAGTCCATATTTCAAGAAATTAGAGATAGATGCAATTCCTGGACAAGTTATTTCAAAACCAACAAATTCTGATGATAGGATTGGATATTATATTCTGAGCGGTAAAAATGGAGAACAATTAAAAAATGAGATATCTGAACTTAACAAAAAGATTAAAATTATTATTGATTAA
- a CDS encoding carbon-nitrogen hydrolase family protein, with the protein MRNLHYSLPTGNLRVALAQMQSIDGDIQRNVERAVEMIEQAAEKKTKLIVFPEKYLTGYVPELIAADKEKYTLSDNDERLLPLYAACKKNHIIAIVGAPTRANGNIYISSIVISSKGEEKIRYHKMTLFQSEKKLYTGDINMVILSLGDWKLGLGICYDAGFSEHARLLAQAGCHAYLVSSLFSKGNGYNEAKIWFPARALDNTMFVTMTNYVGKTGDWQTCGASGIWNPMGHLIAGASETEPNLIIADLCPNDIKEARLGEQMLSDSSYYHVSGFKIVTVEME; encoded by the coding sequence ATGAGAAATTTGCATTATTCTTTGCCTACTGGAAATTTGAGAGTTGCATTGGCACAAATGCAATCGATTGATGGTGATATTCAGCGCAATGTAGAACGTGCGGTTGAAATGATTGAACAGGCAGCTGAAAAGAAAACCAAATTAATCGTTTTTCCAGAAAAGTATTTGACCGGTTATGTGCCAGAGCTAATAGCAGCTGACAAAGAAAAATATACTCTTTCAGATAATGATGAGCGTTTATTGCCGTTATATGCTGCTTGTAAAAAGAATCATATAATTGCCATCGTTGGTGCACCAACTCGTGCCAATGGGAATATTTATATCTCTTCTATAGTTATTTCATCTAAAGGCGAAGAAAAGATTCGATATCATAAAATGACTCTTTTCCAAAGTGAGAAGAAGCTTTATACCGGAGATATTAACATGGTAATTTTGAGTTTAGGTGATTGGAAATTAGGATTGGGAATTTGTTATGATGCAGGTTTTTCGGAACACGCAAGATTGTTAGCACAGGCAGGCTGCCATGCATACCTGGTTAGCTCATTATTCAGCAAAGGTAACGGCTATAATGAAGCTAAGATTTGGTTTCCTGCTCGCGCGCTAGATAATACAATGTTTGTTACGATGACTAATTATGTGGGGAAAACAGGTGATTGGCAAACATGTGGAGCTAGTGGTATTTGGAATCCTATGGGACATTTAATTGCTGGTGCTTCCGAGACAGAGCCAAATTTAATTATTGCAGATTTATGCCCAAATGATATTAAAGAGGCGCGACTTGGAGAACAAATGCTGTCAGATTCTAGTTACTATCATGTTAGTGGTTTCAAGATTGTCACTGTTGAAATGGAGTAG
- a CDS encoding CPBP family intramembrane glutamic endopeptidase: MINVIFSHTSYLGIICSAVIFGVVHISTDPIYFFSKFILVILLGIIYEKTKNIKASIIVHLLQVLLVFL, from the coding sequence TTGATAAATGTGATATTTTCTCACACTAGTTATCTTGGCATTATTTGTAGTGCGGTAATCTTTGGAGTAGTGCATATCTCGACCGATCCTATTTATTTCTTCTCTAAATTTATCTTGGTAATATTACTAGGAATAATCTATGAGAAAACAAAAAATATTAAAGCTAGTATAATAGTTCATTTATTGCAAGTATTGCTGGTATTTCTTTAA
- a CDS encoding ABC transporter permease, protein MSLITAGMGIMTTMTANIAERTQEIGIRRSLGASKQDITEQFLLEGIILTLSGGVISIILALIIQRLVSMIKINLIIIYTNNIVAVIIIVLIIGTLFSWIPAKKASKNNILDLIR, encoded by the coding sequence ATTTCTTTAATTACTGCTGGTATGGGAATTATGACAACTATGACAGCTAATATTGCTGAAAGAACTCAAGAAATTGGCATAAGACGTTCTCTAGGAGCTTCTAAACAAGATATTACAGAACAATTTTTATTAGAAGGGATTATCCTCACTTTATCTGGTGGCGTAATTTCAATTATACTGGCATTGATAATCCAACGGCTTGTCTCTATGATTAAAATAAATTTAATTATTATTTATACTAATAATATTGTTGCTGTAATTATTATAGTCTTGATAATCGGGACGCTGTTTAGTTGGATTCCTGCTAAAAAAGCTTCAAAAAATAATATTTTAGACTTAATTCGATAG
- a CDS encoding type II toxin-antitoxin system YafQ family toxin, with product MTDFVYKLAFECQFKKHYKTILRGGHYKKEDFKTVYYKLLQDEPLEPHYTDHPLVNRKPERDLHIKPDWLLIYKYDGEFIRFIDTGSHSDLFK from the coding sequence ATGACTGATTTTGTATATAAACTTGCCTTTGAATGCCAGTTTAAAAAGCATTATAAAACGATACTGCGAGGTGGTCACTATAAAAAAGAGGATTTTAAAACTGTTTATTATAAGTTGTTACAAGATGAACCGTTAGAACCACATTATACCGATCACCCTTTGGTGAATAGAAAGCCAGAGCGTGATTTACATATTAAACCAGATTGGTTATTGATTTATAAATATGACGGCGAATTTATACGTTTCATTGACACTGGTTCCCATTCAGATCTTTTTAAATAA
- a CDS encoding type II toxin-antitoxin system Phd/YefM family antitoxin, with product MTLALTQSDFRAHLKKYLDQVNDEDETVYVTRSNQRSVAVISQEKMDWMERALKAKEGSLEYAVARDQLIKSQVLPDDKIVESNDSYWNQF from the coding sequence ATGACTTTGGCACTAACTCAAAGTGATTTTCGAGCACATTTAAAAAAATATTTAGATCAAGTTAATGATGAAGATGAAACTGTATATGTTACAAGATCCAATCAACGTTCTGTAGCGGTAATTTCCCAAGAAAAAATGGATTGGATGGAACGAGCTTTGAAGGCTAAAGAAGGATCTTTAGAATATGCAGTCGCTCGAGATCAATTAATTAAAAGTCAGGTCTTACCTGACGATAAGATTGTGGAATCTAACGATAGTTATTGGAATCAATTTTAA
- a CDS encoding type II toxin-antitoxin system YafQ family toxin: MKRLKFKPRKTFNADLKRLASLDHTIIDEVREAIDLLIEQRELPPEFKDHKLNRQMSEYNEFHLRDTPKNNVPNDINDVLVVYRIDEDELVLIGVRVG, translated from the coding sequence ATGAAAAGACTAAAATTTAAACCCAGAAAAACTTTTAATGCAGATTTAAAGAGATTAGCCAGTTTAGATCACACAATAATTGACGAAGTTCGAGAGGCAATTGATTTGTTAATCGAACAAAGAGAATTACCGCCAGAATTTAAAGACCACAAACTGAACCGACAGATGTCAGAATACAATGAGTTTCATTTACGAGATACACCTAAAAACAACGTTCCCAATGATATCAACGATGTATTAGTTGTTTATAGAATTGATGAAGATGAATTAGTTTTAATTGGTGTTAGAGTAGGCTAA
- a CDS encoding type I toxin-antitoxin system Fst family toxin gives MISGFLILFINSYQYSAISVFKFFIKILIDALINKYLIIVPIIVQVVLKLFAYWLDEH, from the coding sequence ATGATATCGGGTTTCCTTATACTCTTTATTAATTCATATCAATACTCTGCAATATCTGTCTTTAAGTTTTTTATTAAGATCCTTATAGACGCCTTAATAAACAAATACTTGATTATCGTTCCAATAATTGTTCAAGTAGTTTTAAAACTCTTTGCTTACTGGTTAGATGAGCATTAG
- a CDS encoding ThiF family adenylyltransferase, producing MSNLNRQLLFKEKDIGKPKITSTKESIKDINSNIEFVEINKKIETYKSIKNIKMGVIKL from the coding sequence TTGTCTAATTTAAATCGTCAATTATTATTTAAAGAGAAAGATATAGGTAAACCAAAAATCACTTCTACTAAAGAATCAATTAAAGATATAAATAGTAATATTGAGTTTGTAGAAATAAATAAAAAAATAGAAACTTATAAATCTATTAAAAATATTAAGATGGGTGTAATAAAGCTATAA
- a CDS encoding MFS transporter has translation MKSYLILFKGNKNFRLLVMAKFLSDLGSQIQRFGLPWLVYKYTSSGSLMAFNFTLTLLPGLLFGFIGGQTSDNINKRKILLFGDLLSCFVTVVLYFLSYFNFNMNTSVIYVFILTFLLSSISSFYSPAFTSIIPNIVSKKDIVEANSIFSVFDSIASLIGPVIATLVISLLGAWITLLFNSLSFAISAILIWIMKVDNVINNISIERYHFRINFPYVSRILNEFSWLKFFIYIMGIFYIALGCVGSLLQYYFINNLHLKGIALGSTFVLFEFFPVLGASFCVIYFIRKLKYRLVITISVAIFSLSLVGMGITNNYLIVVISGIVQNFFGTIALISWSSIRQERIPKGKLGIVSGIGVTLQACLEPVGGIISSILLSMTNVQIILICSGLICFFFAIFIYAFSLRDLIE, from the coding sequence ATGAAAAGCTATTTAATATTATTTAAGGGTAACAAAAATTTTAGGCTACTAGTAATGGCTAAATTTTTATCGGATTTAGGCTCTCAAATACAAAGGTTTGGGTTACCTTGGTTAGTCTATAAATATACTAGTTCAGGAAGCTTGATGGCTTTTAATTTCACTTTAACCTTACTACCTGGATTATTATTCGGATTTATAGGTGGTCAAACTTCTGATAATATTAATAAAAGAAAAATTTTATTGTTTGGTGATTTATTGTCTTGTTTTGTAACGGTAGTACTATATTTTTTGAGTTATTTTAATTTTAATATGAATACTTCAGTTATATACGTGTTCATATTAACTTTTCTTTTATCATCTATTTCATCTTTTTATAGTCCTGCTTTTACTTCTATTATTCCTAATATAGTTAGTAAAAAAGATATTGTTGAGGCTAATAGTATTTTTAGTGTTTTTGATTCTATTGCTAGCTTAATTGGACCAGTAATAGCTACTTTAGTTATTAGTTTGTTAGGCGCCTGGATTACATTACTGTTTAACTCTCTTTCTTTTGCTATTTCAGCAATTCTAATATGGATAATGAAAGTTGATAATGTAATAAATAATATATCAATAGAAAGATATCATTTCAGAATTAATTTTCCTTATGTATCTAGAATTTTGAATGAATTTTCATGGTTAAAATTTTTTATTTATATTATGGGAATTTTTTATATAGCATTAGGATGTGTAGGAAGTCTTTTACAATACTATTTTATTAATAATCTACATTTAAAGGGTATTGCTTTAGGCAGTACATTTGTTCTATTTGAATTTTTTCCTGTATTGGGAGCAAGCTTTTGTGTAATTTACTTTATAAGAAAATTAAAATATAGATTAGTTATTACAATAAGTGTTGCTATTTTTTCATTAAGTCTCGTTGGAATGGGTATTACTAATAATTATTTAATAGTTGTTATATCAGGTATTGTCCAAAATTTTTTTGGAACAATTGCTCTAATTAGTTGGTCTTCAATAAGGCAAGAAAGAATACCTAAGGGCAAATTAGGAATTGTATCAGGGATAGGTGTAACATTGCAAGCTTGTCTTGAACCTGTAGGAGGAATTATTTCATCTATATTACTAAGTATGACTAACGTCCAAATTATATTGATATGTTCTGGGTTAATATGCTTTTTCTTTGCTATCTTTATTTATGCATTTTCATTAAGAGACTTGATTGAATAA
- a CDS encoding helix-turn-helix domain-containing protein — translation MILGQRIKEEREKRGWTQNDLAELLNVSRQSVSKWEIGTAYPDIERLIQISDLFRVSLDSLIKRDEKFQKKIKVQNPQVGMTFWDFLSKRWWIIFVVAWCLAWLLPVIVHAFK, via the coding sequence ATGATTTTAGGACAAAGAATTAAAGAAGAACGAGAAAAAAGGGGGTGGACTCAAAATGACCTAGCTGAGTTATTAAATGTTAGTCGCCAATCTGTTTCTAAATGGGAAATTGGGACTGCTTATCCAGATATTGAGCGGCTTATTCAAATCAGTGATTTGTTTCGAGTGAGCTTAGATAGCTTGATTAAAAGAGATGAAAAGTTTCAAAAGAAAATAAAGGTTCAAAATCCTCAAGTTGGGATGACTTTCTGGGATTTTCTTAGTAAACGCTGGTGGATTATTTTTGTTGTTGCTTGGTGTTTGGCCTGGTTATTGCCAGTCATTGTTCATGCATTCAAGTAG
- a CDS encoding ATP-binding cassette domain-containing protein: protein MSEYILSTKSLTKKFKNNVVLNQIDLEIPKGKIYGLLGINGAGKSTIMKIITGIIPQYEGSIFFNGQPWQRTILKKIGALIEYPSAYSNLSAYDNMKIVALEEGINITQIDQSLTQLKINGTGNKKVKDFSLGMKQRLGIAMAMLKNPDLLILDEPFNGLDPYGIKELKIYLQSLSHIGKTIMISSHILPELQDFAEYIGIINNGLLVYQQQITNTENLNQIFFEKTQGR, encoded by the coding sequence ATGTCAGAGTATATTTTATCTACCAAATCATTAACCAAAAAATTTAAAAATAATGTTGTTTTAAATCAAATAGATTTAGAAATTCCCAAAGGTAAGATTTATGGTTTACTTGGAATTAATGGTGCTGGTAAGTCTACTATTATGAAAATTATTACAGGAATTATTCCTCAATATGAGGGATCTATCTTTTTTAATGGTCAGCCTTGGCAGCGTACTATTTTAAAAAAAATTGGTGCTTTGATTGAGTATCCTAGTGCGTATAGCAATTTATCCGCTTATGATAATATGAAAATTGTCGCCTTAGAGGAAGGTATTAATATAACACAAATTGATCAAAGTTTAACTCAATTAAAAATCAATGGAACAGGTAATAAAAAAGTTAAAGATTTTTCTTTGGGAATGAAACAGCGTTTAGGCATTGCTATGGCAATGCTCAAAAATCCTGATTTATTAATATTAGATGAACCATTCAATGGACTCGATCCTTATGGTATTAAAGAATTGAAAATATATTTACAATCGTTATCTCATATAGGTAAAACTATTATGATTTCTAGTCATATTTTGCCTGAATTACAAGATTTTGCTGAATATATTGGTATTATCAACAATGGTTTATTAGTTTATCAACAACAAATTACTAACACTGAAAATTTGAATCAAATATTTTTCGAGAAAACTCAAGGAAGGTAG
- a CDS encoding MFS transporter: MKSDKRKNIKKNLSILSYNRLFTGIGYYLFVPLLSIILLNIGLQPHIVGILVALFSFATKGGGAISLIFPKCFIYEKRIISFGTLLAAIGLFSIFILHGSTVTISFLIFITGIGISLNLLSIQTYISNHVIENNKKFSSYTLQIWIANVTAIAGPIIANYLIKRFTTLPLFISGIFYLLAFLNTQLFFKSSINYNNYSRVNISQILKEIWNNHKFKLLLFISFLMWFIYGQLYFILPLYVKTTLHLSNILGYLFGFNSLILVLLQGIVNRSLQRLGITENFRKNILVIGLGFLSIGLGFFLILMSSSLTFLVWLGIFFLSLGELLNMPLLDLNISNVRGHLTSPQFFAIYTIICGIGYGLSSLIFSYFTKYIHIGLIILVLLSIISFIILNFYRNKI; encoded by the coding sequence TTGAAGTCAGATAAAAGAAAGAATATTAAAAAGAATTTATCCATTTTATCATATAATCGTTTGTTTACGGGTATAGGTTATTATTTGTTTGTACCGTTATTGAGTATAATACTTTTAAATATCGGGTTGCAGCCACATATTGTAGGGATATTAGTTGCTTTATTTAGCTTTGCAACCAAGGGTGGAGGTGCCATATCCTTGATTTTTCCAAAATGTTTTATTTATGAGAAAAGGATTATTTCATTTGGCACTTTGTTGGCAGCAATCGGTCTTTTTTCAATTTTTATATTGCATGGCTCTACAGTCACTATTTCTTTTTTGATTTTCATTACTGGTATTGGTATATCCCTTAATTTATTGAGTATCCAAACTTATATTAGTAATCATGTAATTGAAAATAATAAAAAATTTTCTAGTTATACCCTTCAGATATGGATTGCTAATGTGACAGCAATAGCTGGTCCTATTATTGCAAATTATTTAATAAAGCGTTTTACTACTCTACCACTCTTTATATCTGGAATTTTTTATTTATTAGCCTTTTTAAATACACAATTATTTTTCAAATCATCTATTAACTATAATAATTATTCCCGAGTTAATATCTCACAAATTTTAAAAGAAATCTGGAACAATCATAAATTCAAATTACTATTATTCATTTCTTTTTTAATGTGGTTTATCTATGGGCAATTGTATTTTATTCTTCCATTATATGTAAAAACCACTTTACATTTGAGCAATATCTTGGGCTACTTATTTGGTTTTAATTCTTTGATTTTAGTTTTGCTTCAAGGAATTGTTAATCGTTCATTGCAAAGATTAGGAATAACAGAAAATTTTAGAAAGAACATTTTAGTAATAGGATTAGGCTTTTTATCAATTGGATTAGGATTCTTTTTAATTTTAATGTCATCATCACTAACGTTTTTAGTATGGCTGGGTATTTTTTTCCTTTCACTGGGTGAATTGTTAAATATGCCTCTATTGGATTTGAATATATCGAATGTTAGGGGGCATTTAACTTCCCCACAATTTTTTGCCATTTATACTATTATTTGTGGAATTGGATATGGATTATCCTCGTTAATTTTTAGTTATTTTACAAAATATATTCATATAGGATTAATCATCCTAGTACTTTTATCCATAATCAGTTTTATTATTTTGAATTTTTATAGAAATAAAATATAA
- a CDS encoding ATP-grasp domain-containing protein yields the protein MSKTILFVEINPGMESSGAKALEYCKNNNITSYVLTSNKKFYDTPEGNPLNKANHVLEFSTSMNSREQCVNFLKDRFFKTKLDLVMSFSELYVELAAYIGKQLGISNNNYVPICKARNKFTWRSLLQNEHLTNVKSLLISNLEDLQNVPEKIGFPCIIKPIDGSASVSVQYCDNLDELKMAFNSWQNFHGFGRGLISKKEMIVETYVPGLLYSIECLNINGVNNYFGITNRKLSGAPYFVEVGANFPANDEISNITSVKNKTSKVINLLGFKNCALHIEFILGADNYIEYVDINPRLGGGLIPEMIESSLNISPIKYVLSTMLGDNTTINIPNEYLNYCASRYVVSSNWGKISHITGLNKIKKNKSIHSFSMSVKEGDVILPLKSNKNTLFEYFSTGTSMEKADNIANDVVNDISFDLKAELLV from the coding sequence ATGAGTAAAACAATTTTATTTGTTGAAATAAATCCCGGAATGGAGAGCTCTGGAGCTAAAGCATTAGAATATTGTAAAAATAATAATATTACAAGTTATGTCCTCACTTCTAATAAAAAATTTTATGATACTCCAGAGGGTAATCCCTTAAATAAGGCAAACCATGTTTTAGAATTTTCAACCAGTATGAATTCACGAGAGCAATGTGTCAATTTTTTAAAAGATAGATTTTTTAAAACAAAATTAGATTTAGTTATGAGCTTTAGTGAATTGTATGTAGAGTTGGCTGCATACATTGGAAAGCAATTAGGAATTTCAAATAACAATTATGTTCCTATTTGTAAGGCTCGTAATAAGTTTACGTGGCGCAGTCTTCTTCAAAACGAACATCTTACTAATGTTAAATCTCTTCTTATTTCTAATTTAGAGGATCTACAAAATGTACCCGAAAAGATTGGTTTTCCCTGCATAATTAAACCAATTGATGGTTCTGCTAGTGTGTCTGTACAATATTGTGATAATTTAGATGAATTAAAAATGGCCTTCAACTCTTGGCAAAATTTTCATGGATTTGGACGTGGCTTAATTTCAAAAAAAGAAATGATAGTAGAAACTTATGTTCCAGGACTACTTTATAGTATAGAATGTTTAAATATTAATGGTGTAAATAATTACTTCGGCATTACTAATCGTAAACTTAGTGGAGCACCATATTTCGTAGAAGTAGGAGCCAATTTCCCTGCTAATGACGAGATATCAAATATTACAAGTGTTAAAAATAAAACATCAAAGGTAATTAATTTATTGGGATTTAAAAATTGTGCTCTGCATATTGAATTTATTCTAGGTGCTGATAATTATATTGAATATGTTGATATTAACCCTAGATTGGGTGGTGGCCTCATTCCAGAAATGATTGAATCCAGTTTGAACATTAGTCCTATAAAATATGTCCTTAGTACTATGCTTGGTGATAATACCACCATAAACATTCCAAATGAATATTTGAATTATTGCGCATCTCGTTATGTTGTATCCAGTAATTGGGGGAAAATCTCTCATATTACTGGTTTGAATAAAATTAAGAAGAATAAAAGTATTCATTCATTTAGTATGTCAGTAAAAGAGGGTGATGTTATATTACCCCTAAAATCTAACAAGAATACTTTATTTGAATATTTTTCTACTGGTACTAGTATGGAAAAGGCCGATAATATTGCTAATGATGTTGTTAACGATATTAGTTTTGATCTGAAAGCGGAGTTATTAGTTTGA